A genomic window from Sulfurospirillum diekertiae includes:
- a CDS encoding HD domain-containing phosphohydrolase — MNSAEKQLAILLEFGKVINKTKSLNDVLESMANFARDILQADRCSIFVYNKEKEELWSKVAHEVHPIHISTQKGVAGYSALSKETQIVVDAYNDYRFNPDVDKATGYLTHTILAVPLLDNQENTIGVFQALNKKEGFFTNVDAELLLLISNYAASAIENAILYDKLRDTQTKIINKLASVAEFKDQETSKHTKRVGLYSALLADKMGLNQDDIYKIELAAPMHDAGKIGITDTILLKPDRLDQEEFDIVKTHTQIGYDLLFDSENEYLKTAALIALEHHEKWDGTGYPLGKKGEEISIFGRIVAIADVFDALISVRTYKPAWSFEEAYEFLKKNRGTHFDPILIDLFSENIERIRAIYLELRD, encoded by the coding sequence ATGAATTCAGCGGAAAAACAGCTTGCCATTTTATTGGAGTTTGGTAAAGTCATTAACAAAACCAAAAGTTTGAACGATGTTTTGGAGTCTATGGCAAATTTTGCACGGGACATCTTACAAGCAGATCGTTGTTCTATTTTTGTCTACAATAAAGAGAAAGAAGAACTCTGGTCAAAAGTGGCACATGAAGTTCATCCCATTCATATTAGTACCCAAAAAGGTGTTGCAGGGTATTCTGCCCTTTCAAAAGAGACACAAATTGTTGTGGATGCTTACAATGACTACCGTTTTAATCCTGATGTCGATAAAGCCACAGGCTATTTGACACACACTATTCTCGCTGTTCCCTTACTTGACAATCAAGAAAACACCATTGGCGTCTTTCAAGCGCTCAATAAAAAAGAAGGTTTTTTTACCAACGTTGATGCTGAGCTGTTACTTCTTATCTCTAACTACGCCGCTTCAGCCATTGAAAATGCCATTTTATATGACAAACTACGTGATACCCAAACTAAGATTATCAATAAACTCGCTTCTGTTGCAGAATTTAAAGACCAAGAAACATCCAAACACACCAAACGCGTAGGGCTCTACAGTGCACTCTTAGCCGACAAGATGGGTTTAAATCAAGATGATATTTATAAAATTGAACTCGCTGCTCCCATGCACGATGCAGGAAAAATCGGCATTACCGATACTATCTTGCTTAAACCTGATAGACTCGATCAAGAAGAATTTGACATTGTAAAGACACACACTCAAATAGGTTATGACCTTTTATTTGACAGCGAAAACGAATACCTTAAAACTGCCGCACTCATTGCACTGGAACATCATGAAAAATGGGATGGAACTGGCTATCCATTGGGTAAAAAAGGTGAAGAAATTTCTATTTTTGGAAGAATTGTTGCTATCGCCGATGTGTTTGATGCACTTATTTCTGTGCGCACCTATAAACCCGCTTGGAGTTTTGAAGAGGCATATGAATTTCTCAAAAAAAACAGAGGAACACACTTTGACCCTATATTAATTGACCTTTTTAGTGAAAATATTGAAAGAATTCGTGCTATTTATTTAGAACTACGAGATTAG
- a CDS encoding response regulator transcription factor: protein MQKKIKVLLIEDNYEEATQVAQYLESVGFELDISETAVDGLLKLSAQHYDLLLLDLSLPDFSGFEVIKQINNRTSIPIIVLSAHSDLEAKVQAFRFGVDDYLCKPFMLEELEVRMWAILRRCSMIKLEYNKNNLAIDYNSQTILLNQKPLSLTAIEYKILSFLIENKNRVVYRNVLAIHLSSLSSPQSLNYHIQNIRKKLDDDPKKPKYIMTEYGTGYRLVL from the coding sequence ATGCAAAAAAAAATTAAAGTTCTTTTAATCGAAGACAATTATGAAGAAGCGACTCAAGTTGCCCAATATTTGGAGAGTGTGGGTTTTGAATTGGATATTTCAGAAACGGCGGTTGATGGGCTTTTAAAGCTTTCGGCACAGCATTATGATCTTCTACTTCTCGACCTTAGCCTGCCTGATTTCAGCGGTTTCGAGGTGATTAAACAGATCAATAATCGAACAAGTATTCCTATTATTGTATTAAGTGCCCATTCTGATTTAGAAGCGAAAGTACAAGCCTTTCGTTTTGGGGTAGATGACTATTTATGCAAACCGTTTATGCTTGAAGAGTTAGAAGTGCGTATGTGGGCAATTTTGAGACGCTGTTCTATGATTAAACTGGAATACAATAAAAATAATCTTGCCATTGATTACAATAGTCAAACAATCTTGCTCAATCAAAAACCACTCTCACTTACCGCAATTGAGTATAAAATACTTTCTTTCCTCATAGAAAACAAAAATAGAGTGGTTTATCGCAATGTTTTAGCGATTCATCTCTCCTCTTTAAGCTCTCCACAATCTCTAAATTACCATATTCAAAATATTCGTAAAAAGCTTGATGATGACCCAAAAAAGCCAAAATACATTATGACAGAGTATGGAACAGGCTATCGTTTAGTATTATAA
- a CDS encoding EAL domain-containing protein, whose amino-acid sequence MEASAMEDLRSRCKNLKILYVEDDEVTRKYTHSILSEFFDCIDVSSDGKNAYDMFFDAEIAIPQLGISQEPQIQKYDLLITDLKIPRLDGISLITKIRKFCKETAIIVTSAHNDVEFLIETIRLGVDGYILKPIELDQFFDSLSSTVEKILLKAQYRAYTNDLKNTIVLQKSALEEQLHTDALTKLPNKYTLDRILEQIQPSEVPTLFLINIDNFTNYNKLYGIEAGNQILKEFSHHFKEVATSLCYDVFRISSNEFAMLRLSTQLDPEKIYEDIAQTLGILNGIEIKVEGLIEKILVHISMGVTFDQENLFKKAFTALDFAKQTNKAFVVYTSNLDETESLANDFYWQDVIADTLNKDNIVPFFQPICDKEREIIKYEALIRIKTKDKFDQDQYVSPYYFLDISCRTKQYDSLSYRMIEKVFAMMVLYPEMTFSINLSFRDMLNKEIRDFMRSKILEFKNESRAVHLVFEVVESEKVTDYTTIINFLHYIKYDDAPIAIDDFGTGYSNFSHLLELNPVYLKIDGSLVQNLDKDVKSLKLVKGIVSFAHALHVKTIAEYVHKKEIFDLLVEMGVDEFQGYFIGEPCLELQCSH is encoded by the coding sequence ATGGAAGCATCAGCAATGGAGGACCTAAGATCTCGTTGTAAAAATTTGAAGATTTTATATGTTGAAGACGATGAAGTTACTAGAAAATACACTCATTCTATTTTAAGTGAATTTTTTGATTGCATTGATGTTTCGAGTGATGGAAAAAATGCTTATGATATGTTCTTTGATGCTGAAATTGCCATACCTCAATTGGGTATTTCACAAGAACCTCAAATACAAAAATACGACCTTTTAATTACAGATCTAAAAATACCTAGATTAGATGGTATTTCTTTAATTACTAAAATTCGTAAATTTTGTAAAGAGACGGCTATTATTGTTACATCAGCCCATAATGATGTGGAATTTTTGATTGAAACAATTCGTTTGGGTGTCGATGGTTATATTTTAAAACCTATTGAACTCGATCAGTTTTTTGATTCCTTAAGCTCTACTGTGGAAAAAATTCTTCTCAAAGCACAATATCGTGCTTATACGAATGATTTAAAGAACACAATAGTATTGCAGAAAAGTGCCCTTGAAGAACAGCTGCATACAGATGCACTCACAAAGCTTCCTAATAAATACACTTTGGATCGTATTTTAGAACAGATACAGCCCTCAGAAGTTCCCACATTATTTTTAATCAATATTGATAATTTTACAAATTACAATAAGCTCTATGGCATTGAAGCAGGCAATCAAATTTTAAAAGAGTTTTCACACCATTTTAAAGAGGTCGCAACATCCCTTTGTTACGATGTTTTTCGTATCTCTTCTAATGAATTTGCAATGCTTCGTTTGAGCACACAGCTTGATCCTGAAAAAATCTATGAAGATATTGCCCAAACACTGGGCATTTTAAATGGTATCGAGATAAAAGTCGAAGGACTTATTGAAAAAATATTGGTTCATATCTCCATGGGTGTAACGTTCGATCAAGAAAATCTTTTTAAAAAAGCGTTTACGGCTCTTGATTTTGCCAAACAAACCAATAAAGCTTTTGTTGTTTATACCAGCAATTTAGATGAGACGGAATCGTTAGCCAATGATTTTTATTGGCAAGATGTCATTGCTGATACGCTCAATAAAGACAATATTGTTCCTTTCTTTCAGCCTATTTGCGACAAAGAGAGGGAGATTATTAAATATGAAGCGCTGATTCGTATCAAAACAAAGGATAAATTTGATCAAGATCAGTATGTTTCACCCTATTATTTTTTAGACATTTCATGTCGAACGAAACAATATGATAGTCTTAGTTACAGAATGATCGAAAAAGTATTTGCGATGATGGTGTTATATCCAGAGATGACATTTTCGATTAACCTTAGTTTCCGAGACATGCTTAACAAAGAAATACGTGACTTTATGCGATCTAAAATTCTTGAGTTTAAAAACGAAAGCAGAGCGGTTCATCTCGTTTTTGAAGTGGTTGAAAGTGAAAAGGTAACGGACTATACGACCATTATAAATTTTTTACACTATATTAAGTACGATGATGCACCGATTGCTATTGATGACTTTGGTACAGGCTATTCCAATTTTTCACATTTATTGGAATTAAATCCAGTCTATCTCAAAATTGACGGTAGTTTGGTTCAAAATCTTGATAAAGATGTGAAGTCATTGAAGCTTGTTAAGGGCATTGTTTCGTTTGCACATGCTTTACATGTAAAGACGATTGCTGAATACGTGCATAAAAAAGAGATCTTTGATCTTTTGGTGGAAATGGGCGTAGATGAGTTTCAAGGGTATTTTATTGGCGAGCCATGTTTGGAGCTACAATGTTCTCACTAA
- a CDS encoding PAS domain-containing sensor histidine kinase: MFSLTPFTILLFLALVLFVGFMWSYLRLKQHQKFKQLIDFAIEGLVVSHKGCIVEINEQALKLFGGESKEEMIGKSMVDFVAATSKKLIREKSMKNTGIYECMLLRKDGSSFPALVKGSIVRSVGKTMRISAVIDLSELKETQYALQTLNRTLENQVQEQIEKNRQQEMMLFQQSRHAQMGEMISMIAHQWRQPLNVLSLLAQNIAFKYKLQKLDDTIMDEFKEDSMRQILQMSKTIDDFRDFFKPDKSQKVFDVKQQLAHTVEMVKPIVSAHGIELSFVAEEGLHVKSFPNEFGQSIINIFNNAKDVLLESCGDHTKQIIVEAKREKSDTIIVSIEDNGGGIDTLVMPYIFEPYFSTKGSQNGTGLGLYMTKIIVEEHMNGRIRVANTASGARFEIILQGLVS, from the coding sequence ATGTTCTCACTAACACCATTCACGATCCTTTTATTTTTAGCCTTAGTCCTTTTTGTTGGATTTATGTGGAGTTATTTACGTTTAAAGCAGCATCAAAAATTTAAGCAGTTGATTGATTTTGCGATTGAAGGATTGGTGGTTTCTCATAAGGGATGTATTGTCGAGATTAATGAGCAAGCTTTAAAGCTATTTGGAGGCGAGAGCAAAGAGGAGATGATTGGTAAGTCGATGGTCGATTTTGTAGCTGCTACATCCAAAAAGCTGATACGCGAAAAATCTATGAAAAATACGGGTATCTATGAATGTATGCTTCTACGCAAAGATGGAAGCTCTTTTCCCGCATTAGTGAAAGGCTCCATCGTTCGTAGTGTTGGAAAAACCATGCGAATTTCTGCTGTTATCGATCTCAGTGAGCTTAAAGAAACACAGTATGCACTCCAAACGCTCAATAGAACTTTAGAAAATCAAGTGCAAGAACAAATTGAAAAAAATCGTCAGCAAGAGATGATGCTTTTCCAGCAATCTCGTCATGCGCAAATGGGTGAAATGATTAGTATGATTGCACATCAATGGCGACAACCTCTCAATGTCCTCTCTTTGCTAGCCCAAAATATTGCTTTCAAATATAAACTTCAAAAACTTGATGATACCATCATGGATGAGTTTAAAGAGGACTCTATGCGTCAGATTTTGCAGATGTCAAAAACCATTGATGATTTTAGGGATTTTTTTAAACCCGATAAATCTCAGAAAGTTTTTGATGTTAAACAACAGCTTGCACATACGGTTGAAATGGTGAAACCTATTGTTTCAGCACATGGTATTGAGCTCTCTTTTGTCGCCGAAGAAGGTTTACATGTAAAGAGTTTTCCCAATGAGTTTGGTCAGTCGATCATCAACATCTTTAACAATGCTAAAGACGTTCTTTTAGAGAGTTGCGGTGATCATACAAAGCAGATTATTGTTGAGGCAAAAAGAGAGAAATCTGACACGATTATTGTTTCAATAGAAGACAATGGTGGCGGTATTGATACGCTTGTGATGCCTTACATTTTTGAACCTTATTTCTCCACAAAAGGTTCACAAAATGGGACGGGGCTTGGACTTTATATGACTAAAATTATTGTTGAAGAGCATATGAATGGACGTATTCGTGTGGCAAATACTGCCTCAGGTGCGCGATTTGAAATTATATTGCAGGGATTGGTATCATGA
- a CDS encoding response regulator → MKLNDLKEVRPLIVEDEHNVLDSLFSVFNTVFDEFYTARNGEEGLYRFYKDAPDIIITDLQMPFMSGFRMLNRIRIENPTIPIIITSAYSSQDQREQAEKLGVNGYLVKPYDMDMLFAKIDECCCNSTLGKIDLDQFSV, encoded by the coding sequence ATGAAGTTGAATGATCTGAAAGAGGTTCGTCCTTTGATTGTGGAAGATGAACACAATGTTTTAGACTCTTTATTCTCCGTTTTTAATACGGTGTTTGATGAATTTTATACGGCTCGAAATGGTGAAGAGGGATTGTATCGGTTTTATAAAGATGCTCCTGATATTATTATTACGGACCTACAAATGCCTTTTATGAGTGGATTTCGTATGCTCAATCGCATTCGCATTGAAAATCCAACAATTCCAATCATTATTACATCAGCATATAGTAGTCAAGATCAACGTGAACAAGCTGAAAAATTAGGCGTGAATGGTTATTTGGTAAAGCCCTATGATATGGATATGTTATTTGCAAAAATTGATGAATGCTGTTGTAACTCTACTTTAGGTAAGATCGATCTCGACCAATTTTCCGTTTAA
- a CDS encoding FprA family A-type flavoprotein: MHHHPITIAKDIYFIGVFDPDIRTFDIVMRTANGSSYNAYLIKTAEGVIIVDTVKKEFQDDFFRHVEALCSYDEIKYVIIHHIEPDHSGALPELIRRAPHAKVLISPQATTMLKALTNSEEINFETIWTNKQLHLGGKTITFLTTPYLHWPETMSSYVQEDKLLFSGDVFGSHYYDKRLFNNKVGDFSYAFQYYYDHIMRPFQSYVRSALKLYERFKIELIAPLHGPILRENPYQYIDAYKQWSHKVDTNKGSGKKILSIFYLTSYKNTQEMAQAIFEGCESIEGVVANMYDLASIESQNMIAILEESDGFLIGTPTINADAPKPVWDLLSCLMFLEKQGKCAGAFGSYGWSGEAVDHILARLKSLKLRVPPLTPLKIKLIPSQSELEECYQFGVEFAEILNGKLVEIDLT, translated from the coding sequence ATGCACCATCACCCCATAACCATAGCTAAGGACATCTATTTTATAGGTGTATTTGATCCCGATATTCGAACGTTTGACATCGTCATGCGAACCGCGAATGGTTCTAGTTATAATGCGTATCTCATTAAAACTGCTGAGGGTGTCATTATTGTTGATACCGTTAAAAAAGAGTTTCAAGATGATTTCTTCCGCCATGTAGAAGCACTGTGTTCCTATGATGAAATCAAATATGTCATTATCCATCACATTGAGCCTGATCACTCAGGGGCGCTGCCAGAACTCATCCGAAGAGCACCGCACGCCAAAGTGCTTATTTCCCCTCAAGCCACAACGATGCTTAAAGCGCTTACCAACAGCGAAGAGATCAATTTTGAAACAATTTGGACCAATAAACAGCTTCATCTTGGAGGCAAGACCATTACGTTTCTCACGACACCCTATCTGCATTGGCCAGAGACCATGAGCAGTTACGTACAGGAAGACAAGCTACTTTTTAGTGGGGATGTTTTTGGTTCACACTATTATGATAAACGCCTTTTCAACAATAAAGTAGGTGACTTTTCATACGCATTTCAATACTACTATGACCATATTATGCGCCCATTTCAAAGCTATGTCAGAAGTGCACTAAAACTCTACGAACGTTTTAAAATTGAACTGATTGCACCTCTTCATGGTCCAATATTACGCGAAAATCCATATCAATATATTGATGCGTATAAACAATGGAGCCATAAAGTTGACACGAATAAAGGTAGTGGCAAAAAAATACTCTCTATTTTTTACCTTACCAGTTATAAAAATACCCAAGAGATGGCACAAGCCATTTTTGAGGGGTGTGAAAGTATAGAAGGTGTGGTCGCCAATATGTATGATCTTGCCTCTATCGAATCACAAAATATGATAGCGATTTTAGAAGAGAGTGACGGCTTTTTAATCGGCACACCCACCATCAATGCCGATGCCCCTAAACCTGTTTGGGACTTGCTTTCGTGTTTGATGTTTTTAGAAAAACAAGGTAAATGTGCCGGAGCGTTTGGATCGTACGGATGGAGTGGCGAAGCGGTCGACCATATTCTAGCTCGTCTTAAGTCACTTAAACTTCGTGTGCCACCACTTACACCGCTTAAAATAAAACTGATTCCAAGTCAATCCGAACTTGAAGAATGTTACCAGTTTGGGGTCGAATTTGCTGAGATTTTAAACGGAAAATTGGTCGAGATCGATCTTACCTAA
- a CDS encoding NifB/NifX family molybdenum-iron cluster-binding protein — MKIAFASTDNIHVNDHFGWCKCFYLYELQEESFVFLRALESPNELTEEGDKLAYKIECLEDANILCASHIGPRASLMVKGSGIFVLKSEKENERIDTLLNTLLTLKNSNPPLWMQRFLHAPSPHNHS; from the coding sequence ATGAAAATAGCATTTGCATCCACGGACAACATCCATGTCAATGACCATTTTGGCTGGTGCAAATGCTTTTATCTCTATGAGCTTCAAGAAGAGTCGTTTGTTTTTTTAAGAGCACTCGAATCACCCAATGAACTCACTGAAGAAGGTGATAAACTAGCTTATAAAATTGAATGCTTAGAAGATGCTAACATTTTGTGCGCTTCACATATTGGACCGCGCGCTTCTTTAATGGTGAAAGGCTCTGGTATCTTTGTACTGAAGTCTGAGAAAGAAAATGAGCGCATTGATACCCTGTTAAACACCCTACTCACATTAAAAAATAGCAATCCGCCTCTTTGGATGCAAAGGTTTCTCCATGCACCATCACCCCATAACCATAGCTAA
- a CDS encoding DUF362 domain-containing protein, with translation MAVKITELCINCDSCIDECPATAIVSASDSPVNGDNTYVKPEKCIECSDGTMPKCADACPTEGAIVWDMPYTAEYNAYYVAGHESGIYNIREHKKNGIMFPEVSPKPYREAISIANRQAHTPVAE, from the coding sequence ATGGCAGTAAAAATTACAGAACTTTGTATCAATTGTGACAGTTGTATTGACGAGTGTCCCGCAACCGCTATTGTCAGTGCAAGCGACTCACCGGTCAATGGTGACAACACTTATGTTAAACCAGAAAAATGCATTGAATGTTCTGATGGCACGATGCCAAAATGTGCAGATGCCTGTCCAACCGAAGGTGCAATTGTATGGGATATGCCCTACACTGCTGAATACAATGCCTATTATGTTGCGGGTCATGAGAGTGGCATCTACAACATTCGTGAGCATAAGAAAAATGGCATCATGTTCCCAGAAGTTTCTCCTAAACCTTACCGTGAAGCGATCTCGATTGCTAATCGCCAAGCACACACTCCAGTAGCGGAATAA
- a CDS encoding nitrogenase component 1, with the protein MTMVNRKLIKDLLNESACSHNKTKKASCDKPKPGATSGGCAFEGAQISLFPYADAVHLVHGPDTCLGASWETRATLTSYEGENNTPLGYCTNVSTQDIIFGGDKKLSDALSYIVEHKKPKAIFVYETCVTAMIGDNIDFTCKTAEELFHIPIVPVHAPGFVGSKNLGSRLAGEAVLDALVGTREPEEIHPFGINLIGDYNVTGDMWQYKPLLERIGIKVVSSLSGDGRIEQIQTAHTAKLNVIVCAKSLVTLCRKMQERYNIPYVSVSFYGKRDTSNAIRSIVNAFGDAELIAKAETIIAEEEAKLETRLKLYHPMLKGKKAILNTGGNKSWSIASALQDIGIEVVATCVQKATEEDVAIASEYVPILFKAPGVDQPRLIDEHKVDILLAGGRSLYTAIKKRIAFVDVNQEKKVSYGAYGGLENLAIDVCAALSNPVFKLVGKQAPWDAA; encoded by the coding sequence ATGACTATGGTAAATAGAAAACTGATCAAGGATTTGTTAAACGAGAGTGCTTGTTCTCATAACAAAACCAAAAAAGCGAGCTGTGATAAACCGAAACCTGGAGCGACGAGCGGAGGGTGTGCGTTTGAGGGAGCGCAAATATCACTCTTTCCTTATGCGGATGCTGTGCATTTGGTGCATGGCCCCGACACTTGTCTTGGCGCTTCATGGGAAACCAGAGCAACGCTTACAAGCTATGAAGGTGAAAACAACACACCACTGGGCTATTGCACGAATGTCAGCACCCAAGACATCATTTTTGGTGGTGACAAAAAGCTTTCAGATGCTCTCTCTTACATCGTAGAGCATAAAAAACCTAAGGCGATTTTTGTCTATGAAACGTGTGTCACAGCGATGATCGGGGATAATATTGACTTTACATGTAAAACCGCAGAAGAGCTGTTTCACATTCCCATCGTGCCTGTGCACGCCCCTGGTTTTGTGGGCAGTAAAAACTTAGGATCACGCCTTGCCGGTGAAGCGGTGTTGGACGCTCTTGTAGGTACGCGTGAGCCTGAAGAGATTCATCCTTTTGGCATTAACTTGATCGGTGATTATAATGTAACGGGCGATATGTGGCAATATAAGCCTCTTTTGGAGCGTATTGGCATCAAAGTTGTTTCCTCTCTTTCAGGGGATGGCAGAATAGAGCAGATCCAAACGGCGCACACGGCAAAGCTCAATGTCATTGTCTGTGCAAAGTCGTTGGTGACGTTGTGTCGTAAAATGCAAGAGCGCTACAACATCCCTTATGTGAGCGTCTCTTTTTATGGTAAACGTGATACCTCCAATGCGATTCGCTCCATCGTCAATGCGTTTGGCGATGCGGAATTGATCGCGAAAGCGGAAACGATCATTGCTGAAGAAGAGGCGAAATTGGAAACGCGTTTGAAGCTGTACCATCCGATGCTCAAAGGCAAAAAAGCGATTTTAAACACAGGCGGAAACAAGTCATGGTCGATCGCCTCAGCACTTCAAGACATTGGCATCGAAGTGGTCGCCACCTGTGTGCAAAAAGCTACGGAAGAGGATGTAGCGATAGCGAGTGAATATGTGCCTATTTTATTTAAAGCACCCGGTGTCGATCAGCCTCGTTTGATTGATGAGCATAAAGTCGACATTTTACTTGCGGGTGGGCGTAGTCTTTACACGGCGATTAAAAAGCGCATTGCCTTTGTCGATGTCAATCAAGAGAAAAAAGTGAGTTACGGTGCATACGGTGGGCTTGAAAACCTCGCCATTGATGTCTGTGCTGCCCTTTCAAACCCTGTCTTTAAACTGGTTGGAAAACAAGCGCCGTGGGACGCGGCATAA